The Gloeobacter violaceus PCC 7421 DNA window CCTGCGCGCCGGATCTGGTGCTCTACGTCGGCGAAGATTTTCCCCGATGGCAACCGGGAGAGCCGCGCCGGGTCGACCTGACGCGAACGCGCGTGCCGGATCTGGTGGGCGAAATCTCCGATACCACCCTCGCAAGCGACTTAGACGAACAGAAGCATCTGTACGCCGCTTTGGGCGTTCCCGAATACTGGGTGGTGGATGTACAAGGGGGGCGGGTATTTGCCTTTGAATTGGCCGAAAACGGGCAGTACCGGGTTTGCAGCACATCGCGCGCCCTGGCGGGTTTGCCGATGACTTTGCTGGAAGAAACCTTGCAGCGATTGGCTGAGGGAACCAATACCGGTGCCGCTGCCTGGTTCACCCAGCAAATTGCCCAATTACCGCGCCCCCAAGATGACAGCGCCGCCAATTGAGCATCGAGAATCGGACCCTTGGCTAGAGGGGCCGATCACAGGCGGCCAGTAAAAACACAAGGAGCGCCAGTGCCAGAGCCTGCAGGCGTACAGCGAGCGACGGGGGAATCGTCGGCAGGCTCCTTGTGGACAACAACGGCTCGACGCAAGAACATTTCATGACGAACTCGCTTACAAGTGGAAAGCTTTGGAGACTGCCGACTTTCAGGCTTTGGAGACAGCGCTCAGGCTGCGCACGACGGTGGTGGATTCGGTGGGTGCGACAGTCGGCAGCGACAGCACCGAGGCGGTCACCGTCAAAAGGACGATGCCCAACAGCACCAAATGCACGAAGACATCGAACGGGGCTTCTTTCAACATGGATAGGTACTCCGGTGTCGACAGCTTCACTTTAATAGGAGTGCAATTCCTGGTCGCGCAACGCTTGTAGCCCGCTTATGAAGTTGTGCGAGAGGCCGAATGCAACCGCTCATCGCGACTCATAAAATCTCACATCTGGAGTGGGATCGATGGGTTATCCTGACGACTAACGGGATCCACACCGATGAGCAAGATCACTTCTGCAATCGAAAAGCGTTTTTATGCGGCCATCCAATGGAGCCTCAAACACCAGTTGAAGGCGATGGCGATTATTTTGCTGGGGGTGATCGTCCCCATCGGCACGCTCAATGTGCTGCAGTATCAATCGATGGTCCAGTACGAGCAACAGGGAACCCGAGCCCTGCAAGAGCAGATGCAGAGCCTGCTCGGCCGTATGGCGCTGAGAATTTATACCGACACCTATCGGGGATTTCACGACACTTTTCATTCGGTAGATCGCGAACACAACGAGCTATTTAGCGGCAAACCCAGGATCGCAAGCACGCTCGTGGGTGCGATCCAGAACACCAGCAACAGCTACACGGCAAAGAAAAAAAAGCCACAGCAGGCGCTGTTTATCTTTGCAAAAGAACCCGACGGCACCTGGAAATCCTATTTTGGCCGCAGCAACAGCGACAATCCGGCGCGGCGCGCGGCAGCGGCCCGCGCCCGAGAATACTTTTTCACCTTGCCGCCGGAGCGGCAGGACACCGGCCATCAGTACTACTACGACGCCGAAAGCGAAATGCTGGTGCTGCTGCACACGATGTCCCCGGCCCAAATCGTCTATTCCGACACCCCCCCCCTGCGTCCGATCAAAGCGGTCATGGGTGTCACTTTGACCAAGAAAGATTTCAAGGACGACTTCAAATACCAGACCCAGACCGGAGCGATCAGCCGCTTCGATACCACGCCCCTCGATTCGCAACTGGCCGGCACGACCTACTACTACCAGGTCAAAGACGAAAAGGGGCAGGTGCTCTACAAAGATCCCGGTTGGGATAAAAACGTCGGTTGCAACGACTTTATCCGCGCCGATTTTCGGATCACCCCTGAGCAGCGCTTTTTGACCGATTGGGAGCTTTCGGCGATCACCCGCAGCAACTTCAAGCAGGCCACCGAGCGCAGCCTCACCCAGATGTTCTGGGCGAGCGGCATCGTCGCAGTGCTGTTGGGGATGTTGCTGGTGGTCCTCTTTCGGGCCGGGCTGGTGGCGGTCAAAGTCTCCGAGTTGCAGACCGACATCGTGGCGGGGGTCTCCCACGACCTGAAGACGCCGCTGGCCGGAATCATCGCCTCCGCCCAGCTGATCGCCTCGGGACGCGCGAGCGGCGTTCAGGAAACCAAACAATTTTCCGGCTACATCCTGGCCGAAGCGCGGCGGCTCACCGCGGTGGTCGAGAAGGTACTGACGATGGCCAAGCTCGAATCGCGCCAGTTGCTGATGAAACCTTCGCCCCTCAGTGTTGCGGAACTGATTGACCACGCCAT harbors:
- a CDS encoding Uma2 family endonuclease, which gives rise to MTATSPSQLSAGLPPLRRWHRAGWQDYVALRDAPIRERMKLAFDRGWLWVDMGGEGINHAGVSDLFTSLLFLWALQHPERPFSSLGRCLLEKPETQACAPDLVLYVGEDFPRWQPGEPRRVDLTRTRVPDLVGEISDTTLASDLDEQKHLYAALGVPEYWVVDVQGGRVFAFELAENGQYRVCSTSRALAGLPMTLLEETLQRLAEGTNTGAAAWFTQQIAQLPRPQDDSAAN
- a CDS encoding sensor histidine kinase, producing MSKITSAIEKRFYAAIQWSLKHQLKAMAIILLGVIVPIGTLNVLQYQSMVQYEQQGTRALQEQMQSLLGRMALRIYTDTYRGFHDTFHSVDREHNELFSGKPRIASTLVGAIQNTSNSYTAKKKKPQQALFIFAKEPDGTWKSYFGRSNSDNPARRAAAARAREYFFTLPPERQDTGHQYYYDAESEMLVLLHTMSPAQIVYSDTPPLRPIKAVMGVTLTKKDFKDDFKYQTQTGAISRFDTTPLDSQLAGTTYYYQVKDEKGQVLYKDPGWDKNVGCNDFIRADFRITPEQRFLTDWELSAITRSNFKQATERSLTQMFWASGIVAVLLGMLLVVLFRAGLVAVKVSELQTDIVAGVSHDLKTPLAGIIASAQLIASGRASGVQETKQFSGYILAEARRLTAVVEKVLTMAKLESRQLLMKPSPLSVAELIDHAIGLSQAAYPQAIIAKGEVATGQVTGDANALTTVLMNLIDNAVRYSGDAQPWVRVQSYWSGFGEKRILHLLVEDRGVGIPAEEQAFIFQKFYRVRNGLVSDTEGTGLGLAIASQIVNAHRGQILVESRVGIGSTFTVKIPHEQPHFGR